One window from the genome of Streptomyces cadmiisoli encodes:
- a CDS encoding MFS transporter, with amino-acid sequence MGTGTVRTPEADGAAERKREQRGWYFYDWACSVYSTSVLTVFLGPYLTTVAEAAADDEGFVHPLGIPVRAGSFFAYSVSLSVIVAVVIMPLVGAAADRSGRKKPLLGAAAYIGAAATAGMFFLDGDRYLLGGLLLIVANAAQSVAMMLYNSYLPQIAPPAERDAVSSRGWAFGYAAGALVLVANLILYLAHDSFGLTESMAVRICLASAGLWWGAFALVPLRRLRDRRSPAREATVTGWRQLAATVRDMRRHPLTLSFLLAYLVYNDGIQTVITQASVYGSKELGLDQSTLIGAVLLVQVLAVFGALGLGRLARRHGAKRTILGSLVAWTLILAIGYFLPAGAPVFFFVLAAGIGLVLGGSQALSRSLFSHLVPPGKEAEYFSAYELSDRGTSWLGPLLFGLTYQLTGSYRDAIISLVAFFALGFVLLARVPVRRAIADAGNPVPERI; translated from the coding sequence GTGGGGACCGGGACGGTGCGGACGCCGGAGGCCGACGGGGCCGCCGAGCGCAAGCGCGAACAGCGCGGGTGGTACTTCTACGACTGGGCGTGCTCGGTCTATTCGACGAGCGTGCTCACGGTGTTCCTGGGGCCGTATCTGACGACGGTCGCGGAGGCCGCGGCGGACGACGAGGGGTTCGTGCATCCGCTGGGCATCCCGGTGCGGGCCGGTTCCTTCTTCGCGTACTCGGTGTCCCTCTCGGTGATCGTGGCCGTCGTGATCATGCCCCTCGTGGGCGCCGCGGCGGACCGCAGCGGCCGCAAGAAGCCCCTCCTGGGCGCGGCCGCGTACATCGGCGCCGCAGCTACGGCGGGCATGTTCTTCCTGGACGGCGACCGCTACCTGCTCGGCGGCCTGCTCCTGATCGTCGCCAACGCGGCGCAGTCCGTGGCGATGATGCTCTACAACTCCTACCTGCCGCAGATCGCCCCGCCGGCGGAACGCGACGCGGTCTCCTCCCGGGGCTGGGCCTTCGGCTACGCGGCCGGCGCGCTGGTCCTCGTCGCCAACCTGATCCTCTACCTCGCCCACGACTCGTTCGGCCTCACGGAGTCCATGGCGGTCCGTATCTGCCTGGCGTCGGCCGGATTGTGGTGGGGTGCGTTCGCCCTCGTTCCGCTGCGCCGGCTGCGCGACCGCCGCTCACCGGCCCGGGAGGCGACCGTGACGGGCTGGCGGCAGCTCGCCGCGACGGTCCGCGACATGCGGCGCCACCCGCTCACCCTGTCCTTCCTGCTGGCCTACCTCGTCTACAACGACGGCATCCAGACGGTGATCACCCAGGCCTCCGTCTACGGCTCCAAGGAACTGGGGCTCGACCAGTCCACGCTGATCGGCGCGGTGCTGCTGGTCCAGGTCCTCGCGGTGTTCGGCGCCCTCGGCCTTGGCCGGCTGGCCCGCCGGCACGGCGCGAAGCGCACGATCCTCGGTTCGCTCGTCGCCTGGACGCTGATCCTGGCGATCGGGTACTTCCTGCCGGCCGGGGCGCCGGTGTTCTTCTTCGTGCTGGCGGCCGGGATCGGTCTCGTGCTCGGCGGCAGCCAGGCGCTGTCCCGCTCCCTGTTCTCCCACCTGGTCCCCCCGGGCAAGGAGGCCGAGTACTTCTCTGCGTACGAGCTGAGCGACCGCGGCACGAGCTGGCTGGGCCCGCTGCTGTTCGGCCTGACCTACCAGCTGACCGGAAGCTACCGGGACGCGATCATCTCGCTGGTGGCGTTCTTCGCCCTCGGCTTCGTGCTGCTGGCCCGGGTTCCGGTGCGGCGTGCGATCGCCGACGCCGGGAACCCGGTGCCCGAAAGGATTTAG
- a CDS encoding glycerophosphodiester phosphodiesterase, producing the protein MSTRIRHPYLDHPGPIPFAHRGGSADGLENTVLQFRRAAEAGYRYMETDVHATRDGRLVAFHDSTLDRVTDGAGRIADLPWEDVRHARVAGSEPVPLFEELLETFPEVRWNVDLKAESALHPFLELIGRTNAWDRVCAGSFSEARVIRAQRLAGPRLATSYGTRGVLNLRMRSWGVPAALRRSAVAAQVPEAQSGIQVVDHRFVRAAHARGLQVHVWTINEAERMHRLLDLGVDGIMTDHIDTLRKVMEDRGVWV; encoded by the coding sequence GTGAGCACGCGCATACGCCATCCGTACCTCGACCATCCCGGTCCGATCCCCTTCGCCCACCGGGGCGGTTCGGCGGACGGCCTGGAGAACACCGTCCTGCAGTTCCGGCGGGCCGCCGAGGCGGGTTACCGGTACATGGAGACCGATGTGCACGCCACCCGCGACGGACGGCTCGTCGCCTTCCACGACTCGACGCTGGACCGGGTGACCGACGGCGCGGGCCGGATCGCCGATCTGCCGTGGGAGGACGTCCGGCACGCGCGTGTGGCGGGCAGCGAACCGGTGCCGCTGTTCGAGGAACTCCTGGAGACCTTCCCCGAGGTGCGGTGGAACGTCGACCTCAAGGCGGAGTCGGCCCTGCACCCGTTCCTGGAGCTGATCGGGCGCACGAACGCCTGGGACCGGGTCTGCGCCGGTTCGTTCTCCGAGGCCCGCGTGATCCGCGCCCAACGCCTGGCGGGGCCCCGTCTGGCGACGTCGTACGGCACGCGCGGCGTGCTCAACCTGCGGATGCGCTCCTGGGGCGTGCCGGCCGCGCTGCGCCGTTCGGCGGTCGCGGCGCAGGTGCCGGAGGCGCAGTCCGGGATCCAGGTGGTGGACCACCGCTTCGTACGGGCCGCGCACGCGCGCGGGTTGCAGGTGCATGTCTGGACGATCAACGAGGCGGAGCGGATGCACCGGCTCCTGGACCTCGGCGTCGATGGCATCATGACCGATCACATCGACACGTTGCGCAAGGTCATGGAGGACCGGGGCGTCTGGGTCTGA